The following DNA comes from Capsicum annuum cultivar UCD-10X-F1 chromosome 7, UCD10Xv1.1, whole genome shotgun sequence.
aagatttctactccgtttgaacttaactagtgattcgaagacataaaatcttcatcacaagttaaagatcacttgtttgatgattggaagtcataaaaacttcatcgttaactagaaacaagaagaagagtttaaagttgcttaactttataagtagtgttctgaaaatactaaattttattgtcttgtggtgacagaaaaaatgactaacgaaatttaaatgcaagatgcggctacgactgtgggggcaactagtattgcctcaacaagtcgagcaaatgctccgcaaccaaTGGTACCTGTGGAGAAACCCAAAATATTTACgagcattgactttaagcgatggcagcagaagatgttcttctatgTCACAACACTATGTCTTCAAAGGATCattagtgaggatgctcctgagatgcccgagggaacctcggaaaAAGAGTGTTTcataattgtagaggcttggaaacactcggactttctttgcaggaattatatattgagtggtctccaagacgacctctacaatatttACAGTTGAACTAAGACATcaaaggaattgtggggggcactagaacgaaaatataagacagaggatgcgggaattaagaagttctttgttgcaaggttcctggactttaaaatgatagatagcaaatcggttgtctctcaagtacagaaattgcaagtaatcatccacgatATCCTAGTGGAAGGTATATacttgaaaaataccttagttgaacaaactGAAAATGTTCTAAGTACTcgcataaactgttttgtaggtttgattgtgaatgatgcatttcaagtagcagcgataattgagaagctacacctatgtggaaagacttcaaaaactacttgaagcacaaacacaaggagatgactgtcgaagatcttattgtccgactacgtattaaagaggataataaagctgtcgagagaaggtcaaaagggaattctacaattaatgaagcacatattgtagaagatgatcaaaacaattctaagaaaaggaagaaagttgaacaaggaaacaatcaacccaagaaaaatttCAAGGGAAAGTTCTTCAATATggaaagattggccacaagtccacggattgtcgtacccctaagaaaggcaagaaaaaggatcaagcaaatatgattgagtccaacaaagaatgtgatgatctatgtgctatgtttccagaatgcaacttggtgggaattCCTCGCGAGtgatggatggattctggtgccacctgcCATGTTCGTGCcaataaagagttgttttcatcattcgctccggctcaagtagaagaaatgatctacatggatAACTCCGCTACgactaaggtagaaggaacaggaaaagtgggcttgaaaatgacttcagaaaaggtcttgacacttaacaatgtcttgtatgttccaaAATTATGTAGGAACTTGATCTCTGTTTCACTTCTTGATaggaacggattcaaatgtgtaaccgtttctggaaaaattgtaattagcaaaggagaagtgtatgtaggaaaaggctatctaatcgagggcctttataagatgaatgtaatgaatgttgaaatcaacaaaagttcaaattcttcttacttgcttaagtcttataatttgtggcataaatgtttaggccatgttaattacaaaacgttatgaaaactgattaacttagacgTTTTGCaaaactttgagtgtaataaatcaaagtgtcaaacgtgtgtggaatcaaagtatgcaaagcatccttataagtccgttgaaaggaattccaatcccttagacttaatacacagtgatatttgtgatataaagtcaacaccatcacgtagtgggaaaaagtatttcataacttttattgacgattgcactagatattgttatgtctacttgctaaatgtctacttgctaaattgTTAGGATGAAGCAATAGACGTATTTAGGAAATACAAAattgaagtagaaaatcagttagagaaaaggataaaaatgataaaaagtgatagcGGCGGAGAATATGAATTTTCCTtcaccgaaatatgtgtagagaaggGAATCGTCCATCAAAATACAACCCCGTATTCatctcaatctaatggaattgcggaaataaaaaaccgaactttgaaggtaatgatgaatgtcttacttataagttttgaTTTACCataaaacttgtggggggaggctatccttatagccaatcgtatactcaatagagttcctcatagtaagacataatcaattccttatgaaaaatggaaaggaaggaaacccaacttaaaatatttcaaagtgtgggcgtgtctagcaaaggtccaagttcctatgcctaaaagagttAAGATAgaacctaagacggtggactgcgtgtcatagaatatgctaaaagcagtaaagaatgtcggtttttggtttataaatccaaacatctggatataaataaaaatatgataattaaatcagataatactgaattctttgaaaatatttacccgtataaagtTAGACATGagcagtctagtggaggatctaaacgacctcgagatggaCCAAGTgaaaatgtacataatgaagagaatccaagacgtagtacacatcaaagaacgtcacttcgtttggatcagattttgtaacatttctcttagaaaatgagcctcaaacgtttaaagaTGCGATTTCGCCATCAAactcatccttttagaaagaggtagtcaatagtgagatttattcaatcttaagcaaccatatgtgGGAATCGGTTGAACTtactccaggaaataaacctttaggttctaaatagatcttctaaaggaaaatgaaggcggatggtactattgacaaatacaacgcaagacttgtagtaaaaggcttcaaatagaaagaatgccttgattactttgatacatactcaccaataacaaggataacatcgattcgaatgttaattgccttagtGGTGGTATATGATCTTAaaatacatcaaatggatgtaaaaaaccgcattcctaaatggagaattagaggaaaaaatttacatgaaacaacctgagggttttatAGTTCCAGAAAAGgggaataaggtgtgtaaacttattaagtcgttgtatggactaaagcaagcacctaaataatggcatgcgaagtttgaccaaaccatattggtaaacgggttcaagataaatgaatgtgataaatgtgtttacattaaagacactccgaatcatcaagtcattgtttgtttatatgtggatgatatgttgatcatcagtagagatatttctgacataaatgcaatgaaatcAATACtcaagagcaagtttgatatgaaataccttggggttgcggatgtgatcttaggtataagaatccatagaactccacaaggtttggcattgtcacagtctctttatatcaaaaatgtacttgacaaattcaagtatatgaaattcagtattgccaagacacctttggatgtgagctttgcagtTCAAaataatgaaggtgaaagtgactcacaattggagtaagCAAGAGTATCAGAATGTTTAgtgtatataatgaactatacacgaccagacatagcatgcacaattagtaagttgagtcggtatatgagtaatcccaacaaaactcattgaatggcaatgaaaagagatttggggtatcttaaatacactcaagactatgctttgcattataataaatatcccgtggtacttgaaggatatagtgatgcaaattggatcaccggttcaaacgaagtaaaattcacaagtggatatgtatttactatcggtggaggagcagtctcttggaaatcatccaaacaaacttgtattgctcactctacaatggaatctgaatttatctctttggataaaaCCGATGAAGATGcagaatgactccaaaatttcatggaagatattccttattggcctaaaccagtggcactagtatgtatatactgtgatagccaagcggcaacaggtagggcagggagcatgatgtacaatggtaaatctcgtcacatacgatggagacataatatcgttagagaacttctctctagtagaattatcactgttaactatgtaaagtcaaaggataatgtgtcggatccacttacaaaaggcctatctagagaaggagtggaaaggacatccaacggaatgggtttaaggcctaggacaaatCAGCATGGAGGTAACTatacctagaagactggagatcccaagagataggttcaagaagatcaaacaaagttgtgtctgacaggttcaacattctCAAActaccaacccattctcatgatgtagacaatgtttagtaaataaggataagacttaaggtgagaagtcttttaatgattatctaaatttggcagatttgaccaaatagtttaatctatgggattgaaagtttagaaatcacctatgtgagggcgaagtggaagcagcttcaaggagaatgttagtaaaggcctattctctaagctctcatgaatacgggacgtgttcatggatgaaaagaataaaaccgtgagaaccataaatggtaaaaggctggttgtatgacatgtgttgtctaggtgtacattaaagctcgacagttcaaagatatgaaatctactgattgaccgagtgcatccgatgcatgttcactatggaaaattcaaaggaaaatccacttatatagatgcaattagtctttgcttgatgatcacatacttgtccataaaattttacgaaaaaatagtcattccccattcatgtgggggattattgggttcaatatgtatgaaaaaaggtgtgaatgaaaaatggagggacacaacctttgaggaaaagacattgctttggaaaaggagtgactattCAGATAGTTGCGTCTGTTCAGAAAAAGCACAATGTTTCCAATGAACAGAcgtgactcttccaaaggatacaccttttcagatgaaccattgccacctttgggaaggggcacttgatggctatataaacctgcatttatccacaggtttaggcatgaaaaattttttgaatatacaaactcttcttgtcttcaaaacatttcatgtaatcaatcaaatcgttgagtgagttcgaagagattccaattgtttgaggtactgctacagttggtttgtttggccattttatcctgggagaaaaattccacaacctcgggtacttgaggggaattatttccttaaggacactccgtgaattcggaggacttggccatttctgtttcatcttgatttctgaaaaataaaacacacttctttaaaagattattttgatcttgtgttgaggttgttgttgtacttcatagtgttcttattttaaatttgaactagtgttgaagtagtATTGCAAAAATACAGATTGTGTATACCAGCAAAACTACAAATATATTACATAGTACTATATAAGTAAAGCATTTGTTAAAAAGGAAATCAAAATATACACATGGTAGTATATTACGTAGTACTATTTTAAGGATGTCAAAAGCCATTTGGCCTTTTAATATGAGCCACCACACACACCCATTTATGTGAAACCCTTCtcccccaaaaataaaaaataaaggatcaAAATTTCCCGCAATTTTATCAaacttaattaaataatatattgtcCCTTTCCATTTGACACACCCAGACCCCTTTTCCTTTACCATGCCCCCTTTCCCTTTTACCATCTTTTCTTTTCTCACCCGTACTCCCCTCTCCTTTTACCAtcttttatttctcaatttttattttgattttaaaaattttatgatgtattgttaattaatatttttttttttgtaggttttaCGATATGTAATTTTTCAATTAGATGAAATAAGTCTTGTGTTGTGAGTATTGtattggattatatatatttttgttgttgtaaagGTAATAGTATGTTTTCATGGgttttaaaattgatattgaaatttgAGATCTTTGTTTGTGGAATTACATTAaatatgtttttgttattgtattaaaatttgaaattcatttcTACAGGTCTTATATGAAGTTAGAAAAAGTCTACAGGTTTGTTTACTTCTTTGATCgccttgcattttttttttaatttttatttgttataaattttagtagtaaaagaattacttaaaatatattttttctccttgAAATTCTATATACACACACTTTCATATGTAATTAGTTCGCCTTGATTTTCTTGTTGCTGAAATACTTTATCATCATTGATAGACATATTAATGGAATAAGAACATAAAATGACAAATTAAGACAGATGTTGATCAAGTTGAGATATAGTTGGAAGCCACAAAAAGAGTGATGGGAGAAGACTATGCATCTttggactcaaacaagatggtgtctcaaaataattatatattgtgACTATTCTTAAAATTATAAAACGCAATTACATGTAATTtgacaattattttgaaattttcaaaataaatttataggTACATTACGTAACTTTCTTACTGAAAagcttgtaattttttttttaaatttgtagtAATGAATcttgttgaatttatttttatttcagctACATTATAAAAATTCTTGTTGTTATTAATATTTATGTCAATATTCTTCAATTCgtaacaataattttttataattacaagTAAACCTCtatataattatgataaatagggccgcatatttttactttttatagaaaattttaaaagtagCTACAAATTTTGTTTGTGGCAAGATGAATGAATTTTTAGCCATGTACAAAAGTATTTGTgacaaatactttattttatagCTATAAATTTTCTAGCCCGTAGCTAAATATAGTTGCTCTTATCACAAGACTAGAATATAAAATAGccacaaatttttaatttttgtagcaAACAAATCAAGTCAATTGTCACAATAGTACACATTATGACTATAATATTAAAGTTGCTACATATTTTATTTGTCGTAGCAAAAGGGTAAAAATTACTATAAGTATGTATTTCATAGCAAGATTTTTTTACCATTACAACTACAACACAATATTTTTTATAACTATAAGTATTTATCCTTAGCCACTGACCATGTAAAATCTATAGTTAACTTTTAGTTACGTCACTTCTTGCTAAAAATGCTATGAAAAGAAATTGTGGCTAAAATGTCTAGCCATGGAGCTTTTGATATTTAGTTACAACGCATTCTGTATGCATATTTTGTAGTGATATAAGTTCATGTAATTTATCAGATTTTATTCCTCAATTATCCTATTCTTTATATGttttgtaactcttgtaacttttGTAACCGTTGTAACCtctattctatttattttcccatttattctttctattcattgcatggaagatCTCTTCACCTATAAATAGACGTGGTCTTACATCATCTTGATATATACAAGATAATCTAGAGTTCACAAAAGTTGGTAAAAAAGAGAGttcattagttgaagggaggtgttctttctgtggagctttgaactcaattcTTGCCCAGAGTTGTTAagttgttctttgtgagaaagctgttgtatcctggaggggacaagtcaagaagatgaCTGCTGGACTAGTGAAGTAATTTGCTGTATTGGGCTTGAAtttccttaaagagagcgagatatccgcgtctcagaagaagaagataacttttctttttttcttcacttgtgattttttcagttgtaatataattgtaatttcaccaacactTTCAACTTCGTGAGTCAAATTGACTGTAAATTTGAGCATAAAAACTTTTGAAAACTACGTAAGAAATATCgtaagtcttaataattgacaAATCAAAACATTTACCACATAAAATTGAAacgagggagtattatttagtaCAAACTTCAAATTTAGTATAGTCAAAATTCAATGTGATATTGGATTATCaactgaaaattttcaaaaaagaatcaTAAAACGTCTTAATtaatcatcgtcatcatcataattattttaGAATGTGTAATTCATTCCTCAAGTTAAAAGAATTTATCACTAAAATGAAAATTCTAAAAACAATTTAAGGGCCCTTCTATTATTGAATACAATTCTAGAACTTACCATTTCAATATTTTGCCAAAAGAGTCCATCTTTACACTCATAAGGTGCTCAAATGTGTACTGTCTATATCAACAAATATTCCACTTTGCATAATATCTCCTCATCCCAATAAAACTTACCAAAAAATCAACctcaaaaaagagaaattaaaaaaaatccaaaaccttaCTTCATTAGTTCATTTTATTTATCACgttttatttcattaaaattaattaaattaatctttaaaaCTGAATTAAATTAATAACTCCCTTATGTAATCCtcaaaatcatgggaaaaaaaatagtaaaagacaATAGACAGTTTGATACACTAAATTTTTGTTATGCACAAGATTCAGAGAAAGATTAAATCCTAAAGATTTATTGGATATAGTTTTATTCTGTATTCCCGCATGAATTATTTGACTGACTTGAAactgtaattttttttatcacatgACTATTTTACTATTGTATGCAGCTTTATTCTATATTATCACACGagattattttcatgattattttgaAACTGTAATTTTGacaataattttactataatatGCAGTATTATTCTGTATTTTCATACGAGATAATTTTCCTGACTTGAAACTGTAGTTTTCTTATCACATGAcaataatttactattttatgcAGATTTGTTCTGTATTATCATATGAGATTATTTTGGTGACTTGAAActataattttttctaattaCATGATGATAATTTTACTAGTTATATCAAGATAGGGATACTGACTCTCTTCCCTAACCctaaaaatcatgggaaaaatgATACTAGTAAAAGGCAAAAGATAGTTTGATACACCAATCTCCTGTTATGCATAAGATTCAAAGAAAGAGTGAATTATAAAGGTTTATTATATACAGTTTTATTCTATATTTTCCCATGAGATTATTTTCATAACTTGTAACTGTAATTCTGTATTCCcccatgaaattattttttatgacttGTAACTGTAATTTTTTAATCACATGATAATAATTTTACTAGTTACATCAAGACAGGGATACTGACTCTCTTCTGTAACCctaaaaatcatggaaaaaagATACTACTAAAAGACAAAGAATATTTTGATACACCAATCTTCTGTTATAcacaaaattcaaagaaaattgaatcataaatatctattatatGCAGTTTTATCATGTATTTCTGCATGGGATTATTTTTGTGACTTGTAACTGTAATTTTCTAATCacataataataattttactagTTATATCAAGAAAGGGATACTGACTCTCTTCTATAACCCTAAAAAtcataggaaaaaaaatactaataaatggCAAAGGCAAAGGGCAGTTTGATACACCAATCTTCTGTTATGCACAAGATTCGAAGAAAATTATATCATAAAGATCTATtgtatgtaattttattttatattttgtatgtgATTATTTTCGTGGTTGATAACTGTAATTTTCTAATCATATGATATAGTTTTACTAGTTACGTGAAGACTGAGATACTGACATTACACCCTATCACCTTTATATATCTATCTCATCCCACTAAAGCTTATCAAGAAAACAATCCAAAAGAACCAAAACCCCTTTTCCAtcttgaagcaaaaaaaaaaaagaaaatacattctTGAAATTTTGCAAAAATGACGAAAGAGGTGGAAGTAATGAAGAACTTGGATGTAGAAAGATACATGGGGAGGTGGTATGAAATTGCCTCATTTCCATCAAGATTTCAGCCCAAAGATGGAGTGGACACAAGGGCTACTTACTCTTTGAATCCAGATGGGACAATACATGTGTTAAATGAGACATGGAGTGGTGGAAAAAGAGGTTATATTGAAGGCACTGCTTATAAAGCCGATCCAAATAGTGATGAAGCTAAACTCAAAGTGAAGTTTTATGTTCCACCATTTTTGCCAATTATTCCAGTTACTGGAGATTATTGGGTTCTATATATTGATCCAGATTATCAATATGCTTTGATTGGTCAGCCTAGTAGGAATTATCTTTGGGTAAGTTCCTTCATTTTATGTtcaaccattttttttaaaagaactaGTTAACTTGTGATAGCTTGAAGGGAGGTGATTAACTATGACATGAAGCAACTTTAATTTATTGAGAATATGATTTAGATAGAAAGGCACGGAGGATTAGGGTAAAAAGTAATTAGTAGGAAGTATTGTGTCTTTGCAGTCATTTggccacaattttttttttcttttttctaaaaaattattttattttattgaaaaaagtaaaaatacgcTCCGTTTGGTCatgaatttttcaacttcaactccaaaagaTTATTtgtaaaagtgaaaataagttttacttgttttcacttttttcgcTCTTACTtatctcacaaaatttcaaaaacaactttaatttatattcatggccaaacacaactccaactccaactctgaaaaaaataatttttatgactAAACGGGGCCTTTATTAGTAGATAAGAGGTCTTTGTTTCGCTATTCGTGCTATTAGTTACAGTGATAGCGTTGTTAGTGTATTATCATTTGTCGTATTATTTGATAATAgttttgcttattttattatttggtgTATTAATAtctattctttcttgttttttttattatcttttttctagattgtttttgtcttaaaaatctatcataaactacctctctatctcacctcgAAGATAATAGTATGAACAACGTACCCTTATTATTCTCGAACCCCACTGTATGGGAATATAATGATTGTTGTAACTTGAGATAGCAAATTAAAGTTACCTATTTCTTTATTGTTCCATTTTTGTCATATTATAATGTACCCTAGGAATTTTATTGGTACTTGTTTAACAAGAGACTAAGGCTAAATATTTATTATGTTGTCAGTGTATAGAATTCTATCTCATTCAATGGCGGAATCAGAAATTTTAGGAAGGAGGAGGTTCAATAGAATAGAATCTTCTTTGAAAGTACTAAAAAGGTAATACTATTTAGCAGTTGCTGGGATTCGAACCCGAGCGTGCTGTGCCCTTGGCCTTTGACTTTTGAGCTATTTTCTTCAGATGTGTCAAAGGTGTTTAAAAATGTTATATTTAACCAAATAGAGTGTTATtgttcgtgccctactgattatctattttcgcctaactgttgcttatcgatggaacgggttgcctgatgtgttccactgacgtgttccaagaaagcagtaaaacagaaagtaaaaaacacaatgatttttacctGAAAAATacccggctcaaaaggtgtaaaaaatcatgacctgcacctctacaggatttaaccccaacttcactaaataactctgagcctcaacaacgactgattacaaaactcttgtaaccaacaaataagaattataaactctaatacctataactcaacaaccaggaattataaactctaattcctaactacagccccaaggtatgcgttcccaaagtctctgagtttttcccaactcaaagactatatcctaattcagtttataacacactgaaactaatagtacatcaatagctcaaacacaatgaacaactctacaAATCAAAGCTAAAaatcttagctggattctatacttaggaccaggttcttcaatgtatttcttcagtgattgagtagcacttcgtgaagtcaatctgttgATTGTGCTTTTTTGCTTTGTAAGTGCGTGAATTACTCTGAacgatgcatcttctatttaagcacaacgctcaaaagagtcattctttattttaaactcctcctttaatcaaaactctcattacatagagttctacttcaagtgagactccttcttcaaatCCAACTCTTGTcttcttagtgttgtagtcaaacttcaactctttaaatcaacttatattcaagtattttactcaacctcaacttcttcaatttctcacgtgatcagtagcttgagtatatcagaattaggcttgcttattCGTTCCTGACTTTCAATAatctttgtctgcatctatcagtaaAACTTGAAACCTACCTTCCTATGCTTGGACCAGGTCAAGTAACATGTTCCATTCATGTGCCAGTCATaaaaaacttcattgatctaacaaagagTCATTCAATTTATATGTTTCCTATCTTGCGTAAACATCTTCAATCTatagaatctttctccttctacataTAGAATTCTtcaggatatgctcagaagtgaaactccttctttatgtaggactcctttttcaactcaacttgctttcttTTATCATCAAGTatttaaatcaaattcaacttgttctattccccatgtgatcagtaagttgaagtttctagttgcactgaattaactcatatcaacttatttcattcatattgtcattcatcaaaacttcaaggttccaaaaaattccccctttttgatgatgacaatcctcttgtctttgtgcattcaaatatcttcacctgtaggcactaaaatataaaacactagaatgaaacaagtttgtcaatgggttataaacattacacaaccctcttatcttcccccttttggcattatCGAAAAActatttcaatgcaataatatactagccaaagtgatttgttattcttattcatggccactgggctatcaccaaaacaatcagacaaagactttagcgAACCTAGTAATGTATTGAAGAGAGCAAAAATAagagtcaattt
Coding sequences within:
- the LOC107876333 gene encoding temperature-induced lipocalin-1-like; protein product: MTKEVEVMKNLDVERYMGRWYEIASFPSRFQPKDGVDTRATYSLNPDGTIHVLNETWSGGKRGYIEGTAYKADPNSDEAKLKVKFYVPPFLPIIPVTGDYWVLYIDPDYQYALIGQPSRNYLWILCRQPRLDDDTYNQLLEKAKEEGYDVSKLHKTPHSESPPEGDNAPTDSKRIWWLKSIFGR